From a single Columba livia isolate bColLiv1 breed racing homer chromosome 15, bColLiv1.pat.W.v2, whole genome shotgun sequence genomic region:
- the SBK1 gene encoding serine/threonine-protein kinase SBK1 isoform X2 gives MDSFCFVCFQKEELQPLHLHSAAMSAGSIDQEPSRKLACCGVPLITEDMQSLAIRTLSGTDISKHYDLIRELGKGTYGKVDLVSHKSTGTKMALKFVNKNKTKLKNFLREFSITNTLSSSPFIIKVFDVVFETEDCYVFAQEYAPGGDLFDIIPPQVGLPEELVKRCVQQLGLALDYMHSKSLVHRDIKPENVLLFDRDCRRVKLADFGMTRKVGCRVKRISGTIPYTAPEVCQAGRAEGFAVDTSIDVWAFGVLIFCVLTGNFPWEAASASDAFFEEFVRWQKGRLAGLPSQWRRFTDSALRMFQRLLALDPEKRCPVKEVFYFIKCDLMAEVRRRPSYRSRKHAGDKLPAGPHRHEATGSCTPAPLKRTVLTEGSGSRGSEPSAAPPGTASRTDGRQDKGKGQMVLATAIEICV, from the exons CGCAGCCATGAGTGCAGGTTCGATTGATCAAGAGCCGTCGCGCAAGCTGGCCTGCTGCGGGGTGCCCCTCATCACTGAGGACATGCAGTCCCTGGCCATCCGGACCCTCTCGGGCACCGACATCAGCAAGCATTACGACCTCATCCGTGAGCTTGGCAAGGGCACCTACGGCAAGGTGGACCTGGTGTCCCACAAAAGCACAG GCACCAAGATGGCCCTGAAGTTCGTCAACAAGAACAAGACAAAGCTGAAGAACTTCCTGCGGGAGTTCAGCATCACCAACACGCTCTCCTCCAGCCCCTTCATCATCAAGGTCTTCGACGTTGTCTTCGAGACCGAGGACTGCTATGTCTTTGCTCAGGAGTATGCCCCCGGCGGGGACCTCTTCGACATCATCCCGCCGCAG GTGGGGCTCCCCGAGGAGCTGGTGAAGCGCTGCGTGCAGCAGCTGGGCCTGGCCCTCGACTATATGCACAGCAAGAGCCTGGTGCACCGGGACATCAAACCGGAGAACGTCCTGCTCTTCGACCGCGACTGCCGCCGCGTCAAACTGGCCGACTTCGGCATGACCCGCAAGGTGGGCTGCCGGGTCAAGCGCATCAGCGGCACCATCCCCTACACGGCGCCCGAGGTTTGCCAAGCCGGGCGAGCGGAGGGCTTTGCCGTGGACACCAGCATCGACGTCTGGGCTTTTGGGGTGCTCATCTTCTGCGTCCTCACTGGGAACTTCCCCTGGGAGGCGGCGTCGGCTTCTGATGCCTTCTTCGAGGAGTTTGTGCGGTGGCAGAAGGGACGGCTGGCGGGGCTGCCATCGCAGTGGCGGCGCTTCACGGACAGTGCCCTGCGCATGTTCCAGCGCCTGCTGGCCCTCGACCCCGAGAAGCGCTGTCCCGTCAAGGAGGTCTTCTACTTCATCAAGTGCGACCTGATGGCCGAGGTGCGGCGCCGACCCTCCTACCGCTCCCGCAAGCATGCTGGGGACAAGCTCCCGGCCGGTCCCCACCGCCACGAGGCCACCGGCTCCTGCACCCCCGCCCCGCTCAAGAGGACCGTCCTGACCGAAGGGAGCGGATCCCGCGGCTCCGAGCCGAGCGCGGCCCCCCCGGGGACGGCCAGCAGGACAGACGGACGGCAGGACAAAGGCAAAGGGCAGATGGTCCTGGCCACAGCAATAGAGATCTGTGTTTGA
- the SBK1 gene encoding serine/threonine-protein kinase SBK1 isoform X3 — translation MSAGSIDQEPSRKLACCGVPLITEDMQSLAIRTLSGTDISKHYDLIRELGKGTYGKVDLVSHKSTGTKMALKFVNKNKTKLKNFLREFSITNTLSSSPFIIKVFDVVFETEDCYVFAQEYAPGGDLFDIIPPQVGLPEELVKRCVQQLGLALDYMHSKSLVHRDIKPENVLLFDRDCRRVKLADFGMTRKVGCRVKRISGTIPYTAPEVCQAGRAEGFAVDTSIDVWAFGVLIFCVLTGNFPWEAASASDAFFEEFVRWQKGRLAGLPSQWRRFTDSALRMFQRLLALDPEKRCPVKEVFYFIKCDLMAEVRRRPSYRSRKHAGDKLPAGPHRHEATGSCTPAPLKRTVLTEGSGSRGSEPSAAPPGTASRTDGRQDKGKGQMVLATAIEICV, via the exons ATGAGTGCAGGTTCGATTGATCAAGAGCCGTCGCGCAAGCTGGCCTGCTGCGGGGTGCCCCTCATCACTGAGGACATGCAGTCCCTGGCCATCCGGACCCTCTCGGGCACCGACATCAGCAAGCATTACGACCTCATCCGTGAGCTTGGCAAGGGCACCTACGGCAAGGTGGACCTGGTGTCCCACAAAAGCACAG GCACCAAGATGGCCCTGAAGTTCGTCAACAAGAACAAGACAAAGCTGAAGAACTTCCTGCGGGAGTTCAGCATCACCAACACGCTCTCCTCCAGCCCCTTCATCATCAAGGTCTTCGACGTTGTCTTCGAGACCGAGGACTGCTATGTCTTTGCTCAGGAGTATGCCCCCGGCGGGGACCTCTTCGACATCATCCCGCCGCAG GTGGGGCTCCCCGAGGAGCTGGTGAAGCGCTGCGTGCAGCAGCTGGGCCTGGCCCTCGACTATATGCACAGCAAGAGCCTGGTGCACCGGGACATCAAACCGGAGAACGTCCTGCTCTTCGACCGCGACTGCCGCCGCGTCAAACTGGCCGACTTCGGCATGACCCGCAAGGTGGGCTGCCGGGTCAAGCGCATCAGCGGCACCATCCCCTACACGGCGCCCGAGGTTTGCCAAGCCGGGCGAGCGGAGGGCTTTGCCGTGGACACCAGCATCGACGTCTGGGCTTTTGGGGTGCTCATCTTCTGCGTCCTCACTGGGAACTTCCCCTGGGAGGCGGCGTCGGCTTCTGATGCCTTCTTCGAGGAGTTTGTGCGGTGGCAGAAGGGACGGCTGGCGGGGCTGCCATCGCAGTGGCGGCGCTTCACGGACAGTGCCCTGCGCATGTTCCAGCGCCTGCTGGCCCTCGACCCCGAGAAGCGCTGTCCCGTCAAGGAGGTCTTCTACTTCATCAAGTGCGACCTGATGGCCGAGGTGCGGCGCCGACCCTCCTACCGCTCCCGCAAGCATGCTGGGGACAAGCTCCCGGCCGGTCCCCACCGCCACGAGGCCACCGGCTCCTGCACCCCCGCCCCGCTCAAGAGGACCGTCCTGACCGAAGGGAGCGGATCCCGCGGCTCCGAGCCGAGCGCGGCCCCCCCGGGGACGGCCAGCAGGACAGACGGACGGCAGGACAAAGGCAAAGGGCAGATGGTCCTGGCCACAGCAATAGAGATCTGTGTTTGA